A single window of Synechococcus sp. CBW1004 DNA harbors:
- a CDS encoding adenosine kinase, translating into MTSDSKRFDVVGIGNAIVDVLVQAEEAFLDDHGLHKGTMALVDESQAERLYASVGPGLETSGGSAANTLAGIAQLGGRAAFIGRVRDDQLGAIFSHDIRSVGATYTTPPAGSGPSTARCLILVTPDAQRTMCTYLGASVNLDPADLDLDLVAQAKVLYLEGYLWDSDEAKQAFLAAAEVARRHGGQVALSLSDAFCVDRHRQSFQELVDGHVDLLFANEMEITSLYEANSFEDAAEQVRGRCRVAALTRSEAGSLVLSGDQSIAIAPFRLGNLVDTTGAGDLYAAGFLHGYTRGDSLERCGQLGSLCAGEVVTQLGPRPQASLPELVKRNLG; encoded by the coding sequence ATGACCTCTGACAGCAAGCGCTTCGACGTCGTCGGCATCGGCAACGCCATCGTCGATGTGCTGGTGCAGGCGGAGGAGGCGTTCCTCGACGACCATGGTCTTCACAAGGGCACCATGGCCCTGGTGGATGAGAGCCAGGCGGAGCGGCTTTACGCCAGCGTCGGCCCCGGCCTGGAGACCTCAGGCGGATCGGCCGCCAACACCCTGGCCGGCATCGCCCAGCTGGGCGGCAGGGCGGCCTTCATCGGCCGCGTGCGCGATGACCAGCTCGGTGCGATCTTCAGCCACGACATCCGGTCGGTGGGCGCCACCTACACCACCCCGCCTGCCGGCAGCGGGCCCTCCACCGCCCGCTGTCTGATCCTGGTCACGCCCGATGCGCAGCGCACGATGTGCACCTACCTGGGCGCCTCGGTGAACCTGGATCCGGCCGACCTGGATCTCGATCTGGTGGCCCAGGCGAAGGTGCTCTACCTGGAGGGCTACCTGTGGGACAGCGACGAGGCCAAGCAGGCCTTCCTGGCTGCCGCCGAGGTGGCCCGCCGCCACGGGGGTCAGGTGGCCCTCTCCCTGTCGGACGCCTTCTGCGTGGACCGGCACCGCCAGAGCTTCCAGGAGCTGGTCGATGGGCATGTCGATCTCCTGTTCGCCAACGAAATGGAGATCACCTCGCTGTACGAGGCCAACAGCTTCGAAGACGCCGCCGAGCAGGTGCGCGGGCGCTGCCGTGTCGCCGCCCTCACCCGCAGTGAGGCGGGTTCGCTGGTGCTCAGCGGCGATCAGTCGATTGCGATTGCACCCTTCCGCCTCGGGAACCTGGTCGACACCACCGGGGCCGGTGATCTCTACGCCGCAGGCTTCCTGCACGGGTACACACGCGGCGACAGCCTGGAGCGCTGCGGCCAGCTGGGCTCCCTGTGCGCCGGCGAGGTGGTCACCCAGCTGGGCCCCCGCCCGCAGGCTTCCCTGCCCGAGCTGGTCAAGCGGAATCTGGGCTGA
- a CDS encoding precorrin-6A/cobalt-precorrin-6A reductase: MHTPPEQPSAADGPANRPPGLDGRPRLWLISGTGEGPPLAAALLARGWRLRLSLVTAAAARAYPHHPDLELAIGALGAGGAQPPEVVVGEELQRARSLGDPFRWLVDASHPFARRISATLAAACSAQGQPLLRLQRPPLPPGRALVLDDLPAVNAHIRPGERLLLAIGARRLAEAIRLSPRALHHARVLPAPQALRQAFAAGLATDRLACLRPSETSEAIELALCRRWGIDTVLCRQSGGESEGRWHRICERLDRRLLLLRRPPEPDGVPLLPMDALLERIGYPEPG; encoded by the coding sequence ATGCACACCCCCCCGGAGCAGCCGTCCGCGGCGGACGGGCCCGCCAACCGGCCCCCCGGCCTGGACGGTCGTCCGCGCCTGTGGCTGATCAGCGGCACCGGTGAAGGGCCGCCTCTGGCCGCGGCCCTGCTCGCCCGGGGCTGGCGGTTGCGGCTGAGCCTCGTCACCGCCGCCGCCGCGCGTGCCTACCCGCACCATCCCGATCTGGAGCTGGCGATCGGCGCCCTCGGGGCTGGAGGTGCACAGCCGCCGGAGGTCGTTGTGGGGGAGGAGTTGCAGCGGGCCCGGAGTCTGGGAGATCCCTTCCGCTGGCTGGTCGACGCCAGCCATCCCTTCGCCCGGCGGATCAGCGCCACCCTGGCCGCCGCCTGCAGCGCCCAGGGCCAGCCCCTGCTGCGCCTGCAGCGGCCCCCGCTACCACCGGGTCGGGCGCTGGTGCTCGACGATCTGCCTGCCGTCAACGCTCACATCCGCCCGGGGGAACGGTTGCTGCTCGCGATCGGGGCGCGCCGACTGGCCGAGGCGATCCGCCTCAGTCCCCGGGCCCTGCACCACGCCCGCGTGCTCCCCGCTCCGCAGGCGCTGCGCCAGGCCTTCGCCGCCGGCCTGGCCACCGATCGCCTGGCCTGCCTGCGTCCGTCCGAGACCTCCGAGGCGATCGAGCTGGCCCTCTGCCGCCGCTGGGGCATCGACACCGTGCTCTGCCGCCAGTCGGGAGGGGAGAGCGAGGGGCGCTGGCATCGGATCTGCGAGCGGCTCGATCGGCGGCTGCTGCTGCTGCGACGACCTCCCGAGCCGGACGGCGTGCCGCTGCTGCCGATGGATGCGCTGCTGGAGCGCATCGGATATCCGGAACCGGGTTGA
- a CDS encoding single-stranded DNA-binding protein, whose translation MNHCLLEAEVMEAPQIRYTQDNQTPIAEMTVQIEGLRPDDPPGTLKVVGWGNLAQDLQNRVRAGQRVVLEGRMRINSVARADGVREKKAELTLSRLHALSGGGAPGAERAAAAPIRSSAPPAERAGQASRAAAPPPQPPVWNSAPLVPGDDLAEDDDIPF comes from the coding sequence GTGAATCACTGCCTGCTGGAAGCCGAGGTGATGGAGGCTCCCCAGATCCGCTACACCCAGGACAACCAGACGCCGATCGCCGAGATGACGGTGCAGATCGAGGGGCTGCGGCCGGACGATCCGCCGGGCACGCTCAAGGTGGTGGGCTGGGGCAATCTGGCCCAGGATCTGCAGAACCGTGTCCGGGCCGGCCAGCGCGTCGTGCTGGAGGGGCGCATGCGCATCAACAGCGTCGCCCGGGCTGACGGCGTGCGCGAAAAGAAGGCGGAGCTCACCCTCTCGCGACTTCACGCCCTCAGTGGCGGGGGTGCGCCCGGCGCCGAGCGAGCCGCCGCGGCACCGATCCGGTCCTCAGCGCCCCCGGCCGAACGCGCCGGCCAGGCCAGCCGTGCGGCCGCCCCGCCCCCCCAACCCCCCGTCTGGAACAGCGCCCCCCTGGTTCCCGGCGACGACCTGGCCGAGGACGACGACATTCCGTTCTGA
- a CDS encoding DUF2854 domain-containing protein — protein MQALTSPGSLVTVAGAVLTVIGTIAYLGDNANLSLPTIFYGIPILLGGLALKSSELPPARRLTPPATLRTLREQSGSEPLRKLLSDVTRWRYGQKAHLESSLEALKLWDEDQPPRLETVEELDCDGAYGLRLGFATEGVSLERWQERQERLGRFFGPGLRAELLSDAPGHLLISLLPRAENNAASDEKAPEGDPPRAATTSSS, from the coding sequence ATGCAAGCCCTGACCTCCCCCGGAAGCCTCGTCACCGTCGCTGGTGCCGTCCTGACGGTGATCGGAACCATCGCCTATCTGGGCGACAACGCCAACCTCAGCCTGCCGACGATCTTCTACGGCATCCCGATCCTGCTGGGAGGTCTGGCGCTCAAATCGTCAGAGCTGCCGCCGGCCCGGCGACTCACCCCCCCGGCAACCCTGCGCACCCTGCGCGAGCAGAGCGGCAGTGAACCGCTGCGCAAGCTGCTCTCCGATGTCACCCGCTGGCGCTACGGCCAGAAGGCCCACCTCGAGTCCTCCCTGGAGGCTCTCAAGCTCTGGGATGAAGACCAGCCTCCCCGGCTCGAGACCGTCGAAGAGCTCGACTGCGATGGGGCCTATGGCCTGCGCCTTGGCTTCGCCACCGAAGGGGTGTCGCTGGAGCGCTGGCAGGAACGTCAGGAACGGCTGGGCCGCTTCTTCGGACCCGGCCTGCGGGCCGAGCTTCTCTCCGATGCGCCCGGCCACCTGCTGATCAGCCTCCTCCCCCGGGCCGAGAACAACGCGGCCTCCGATGAGAAGGCCCCGGAGGGTGATCCCCCCCGAGCAGCCACCACCTCATCCAGCTGA
- the argB gene encoding acetylglutamate kinase — MSSDLTISDQDNLRVSVLSEALPYIQRFAGRRIVIKYGGAAMVHAELREAVFRDLVLLASVGVQPVVIHGGGPEINQWLGRIGLEAQFRDGLRVTDPATMEVVEMVLVGRVNKQIVNGLHRLGGRAVGLSGSDGQLVLARTLGDGSHGLVGEVASVNPTVLEPLLANGYIPVISSVAPDTGGQAHNINADTVAGELAAALDAKKLILLTDTAGILRDRHDPGSLIRQLTLAEGRRLIADGVVAGGMIPKTECCIRALAQGVGAAHIIDGRVAHALLLEVFTDAGIGTMVVGSQSQLDG; from the coding sequence TTGAGCTCCGACCTCACCATCAGCGACCAGGACAACCTGCGCGTCTCGGTCCTCAGCGAAGCCCTGCCCTACATCCAGCGTTTCGCAGGCCGCCGCATCGTGATCAAGTACGGCGGGGCAGCCATGGTGCATGCCGAACTGCGGGAGGCGGTGTTCCGCGATCTGGTGCTGCTGGCCAGCGTCGGCGTGCAGCCGGTGGTGATCCACGGCGGTGGCCCGGAGATCAACCAGTGGCTGGGGCGGATCGGCCTCGAGGCTCAGTTCCGCGACGGCCTGCGCGTCACCGATCCAGCCACGATGGAGGTGGTGGAGATGGTGCTGGTGGGCCGCGTCAACAAACAGATCGTCAATGGCCTGCACCGTCTCGGAGGACGGGCCGTGGGCCTCAGCGGCAGCGACGGCCAGCTTGTTCTGGCGCGCACTCTCGGGGACGGCAGCCATGGCCTGGTGGGGGAGGTGGCCTCGGTGAATCCGACCGTGCTCGAGCCCCTGCTCGCCAACGGCTACATCCCGGTGATCTCCAGCGTCGCCCCGGACACTGGTGGCCAGGCCCACAACATCAACGCCGACACCGTGGCCGGGGAGCTGGCGGCTGCGCTCGATGCCAAGAAGCTGATCCTGCTCACCGACACCGCCGGCATCCTGCGGGATCGCCACGACCCCGGCTCGCTGATCCGCCAGCTCACCCTGGCGGAGGGGCGCCGGCTGATCGCAGACGGTGTGGTGGCCGGCGGCATGATCCCCAAGACCGAATGCTGCATCCGCGCCCTGGCCCAGGGCGTCGGCGCCGCCCACATCATCGACGGCCGCGTGGCTCACGCGCTGCTGCTGGAGGTGTTCACCGATGCCGGCATCGGCACGATGGTGGTGGGCAGCCAGTCCCAGCTGGACGGCTGA
- a CDS encoding DUF3153 domain-containing protein: MEQRSLDPAVAALLTEARTAIERGEYGHSLRLLEPLAERYPPAGPIGAGVRLLMATALMGMGESERAAACCRSLQICVDPTLRAKARELQQVLEAPALRRPRQWSLTLPDLSGGASLESTGGSPMRRRRQGPPPPPPPPVGETRSPVGFAALALLVLTLLLLASLLGGCLQVRSELVFEGPGRLQLTHELRSPSGRPTPWQERFEQALRRAALPFRSEEQPQGQRLSTPVLPASETLEALSQSVLQAAALADVQLPPPDLSLRETNWLVGVHQQLSLDLDLEALDPLPALSLELRLRPVQARAVRLASPEPARTLPGGHGRPATLAWPLRPGTRNRLQLSCWRWSPVGLGGVLIGLGLALVLLLQRIRLRLGFGLPQLPA; this comes from the coding sequence ATGGAGCAACGCAGTCTCGATCCGGCCGTGGCCGCGCTGCTGACTGAGGCGCGCACGGCGATCGAGCGGGGGGAATACGGCCACAGCCTGCGATTGCTGGAGCCCCTGGCGGAGCGATACCCCCCGGCCGGGCCGATCGGTGCGGGCGTGCGGCTGCTGATGGCCACTGCGCTGATGGGGATGGGCGAAAGCGAGCGGGCCGCCGCCTGCTGCCGCAGCCTGCAGATCTGTGTCGACCCCACCCTGCGGGCCAAGGCCCGCGAGCTGCAGCAGGTGCTGGAGGCCCCCGCCCTGCGCCGGCCCCGCCAGTGGTCGCTCACCCTGCCGGATCTCAGCGGCGGGGCGTCCCTGGAAAGCACGGGGGGAAGCCCGATGCGCCGCCGCCGCCAGGGTCCGCCGCCCCCGCCTCCCCCCCCGGTCGGGGAGACCCGCTCACCCGTGGGCTTTGCCGCCCTTGCCCTGCTTGTGCTGACGCTGTTGCTGCTCGCCTCGCTGCTGGGAGGCTGCCTGCAGGTGCGCAGTGAGCTGGTCTTCGAGGGTCCCGGGCGGCTGCAGCTGACCCATGAGCTGCGCAGTCCCAGCGGCCGCCCCACCCCCTGGCAGGAGCGCTTCGAGCAGGCCCTGCGCCGGGCGGCTCTTCCCTTCCGCAGCGAGGAGCAGCCCCAGGGGCAGCGGCTCAGCACGCCGGTGCTGCCGGCCTCCGAGACGCTGGAGGCCCTGAGCCAGAGCGTGCTCCAGGCAGCGGCCCTGGCGGATGTGCAGCTGCCGCCACCGGATCTGTCGCTGCGGGAGACCAACTGGCTGGTGGGGGTGCACCAGCAACTGAGCCTCGATCTGGATCTCGAGGCCCTCGATCCGCTGCCGGCCCTGAGCCTGGAGCTGCGGCTGCGCCCGGTGCAGGCGCGGGCCGTTCGCCTTGCCTCGCCGGAGCCGGCCCGAACCCTGCCGGGTGGCCATGGCCGCCCGGCAACCCTGGCCTGGCCGCTGCGACCCGGCACCCGCAATCGACTGCAGCTCTCCTGCTGGCGCTGGAGCCCCGTCGGGCTGGGGGGCGTGCTGATCGGTCTCGGCCTGGCTCTGGTGCTGCTGCTGCAGCGGATCCGCCTGCGGCTTGGCTTCGGCCTGCCGCAGCTGCCGGCCTGA
- the priA gene encoding primosomal protein N' → MTFTYANPGPEAIGVGDLVQVRLRGRRHVGLVQAVRTRLPPGLDGSRILPVERLVQRAAVDPAWRLLIQEVAEACHTSTFRTLRSALPAGWLGQRPRSGTAPRPLWQVELVDPSAPCSAEPGSATDESPAADGESDAAAAAGWEGDAVGQRPGAHEQRCLTTRQQALVDHLRAWGGQRLLRDLVAVDGFGRTLVAGLERRGVIRRRPVLQALRGGQVHPAASSTLTPLESPRPANAAQRQAIEAIAAAAPGRALLLWGITGAGKTEVYLQAAARELAQGRSVLLLTPEIGLIPQLLDRCRARFGPAVVEYHSGMGQGERTIAWRTCLDAGASGMPLLAVGTRSAVFLPLNRLGLIVLDEEHDPSYKQAAPMPCYHAREVARLRARLCGARLVLGSATPSLETWLRCTGHGDQGDTELLRLPERIGERPLPPVRLVDMRHELAEGHRRLLSRPLLQRLEGLAERGEQAVVLVPRRGYRSFLSCRSCGTVVHCPHCDVALTVHRSTGAGGSREWLRCHWCDHRQEIGDRCGQCGSSAFRPFGAGTQRVVEQLAGELEGLRLLRFDQDTTRGRDGHRRLLERFAAGEADVLVGTQMLAKGMDLPRVTLAVVLAADGLLHRPDLRSGESCLQLLLQLAGRAGRGELPGEVLVQTYSPEHPVLRHLVEGRYERFLEEELAQRRLAGLMPFRRACLMRLAGPSASGTATAAATLAEALRPQLPSQGWILIGPAPAPVARVAGRSRWQLLLHGPAGSALPLSPEAELRALLPAAVSLTIDPDPLEL, encoded by the coding sequence ATGACCTTCACCTATGCCAATCCAGGTCCTGAAGCGATCGGGGTCGGGGATCTGGTGCAGGTGCGTCTGCGTGGGCGCCGCCATGTGGGCCTGGTGCAGGCCGTGCGCACGCGACTCCCTCCCGGTCTCGACGGCTCCCGCATCCTGCCGGTGGAGCGCCTGGTGCAGCGGGCGGCCGTGGATCCGGCCTGGCGCCTGCTGATCCAGGAGGTGGCGGAGGCCTGCCACACCAGCACCTTCCGCACCCTGCGCAGCGCCCTTCCCGCGGGCTGGCTGGGGCAGCGGCCCCGCTCCGGCACCGCTCCGCGGCCCCTCTGGCAGGTGGAGCTGGTGGATCCGTCGGCTCCCTGCTCCGCGGAGCCGGGCAGCGCGACAGACGAATCACCGGCCGCTGACGGTGAGAGTGACGCGGCGGCTGCAGCCGGCTGGGAGGGCGATGCGGTGGGCCAGCGGCCAGGAGCGCACGAACAGCGGTGCCTCACCACTCGCCAGCAGGCCCTGGTGGACCATCTCAGGGCCTGGGGGGGACAGCGTCTGCTCCGGGATCTGGTGGCGGTGGATGGCTTCGGACGCACCCTGGTCGCCGGCCTGGAGCGCCGCGGTGTGATCCGGCGCCGGCCGGTGCTGCAGGCCCTCCGTGGAGGTCAGGTTCACCCTGCAGCGAGCTCCACGCTGACCCCTCTGGAATCCCCGCGTCCAGCCAACGCGGCCCAGCGGCAGGCGATCGAAGCGATCGCCGCCGCCGCCCCAGGTCGCGCGCTGCTGCTCTGGGGCATCACCGGAGCCGGCAAGACGGAGGTGTATCTGCAGGCGGCGGCCCGGGAGTTGGCGCAGGGACGCAGCGTGCTGCTGCTCACTCCGGAGATCGGCCTCATTCCCCAGCTGCTGGATCGCTGCCGTGCCCGCTTCGGCCCGGCCGTGGTGGAGTACCACAGCGGCATGGGGCAGGGAGAGCGCACGATCGCGTGGCGGACCTGTCTCGATGCCGGAGCGTCCGGCATGCCCCTGCTGGCGGTGGGCACCCGTTCGGCCGTGTTCCTGCCGCTGAACCGTCTCGGCCTGATCGTGCTCGATGAGGAGCATGACCCCTCCTACAAACAGGCGGCGCCGATGCCCTGCTATCACGCCCGCGAGGTGGCCCGCCTGCGGGCGCGGCTCTGCGGGGCGCGTCTGGTGCTGGGCAGTGCCACCCCCTCCCTGGAGACCTGGCTTCGGTGCACCGGTCATGGCGATCAGGGCGACACCGAGCTGTTGCGTCTCCCGGAGCGCATCGGTGAACGGCCCCTGCCGCCGGTGCGTCTGGTGGACATGCGCCATGAACTGGCTGAAGGGCACCGCCGCCTGCTCAGCCGGCCCCTGCTGCAACGGCTCGAGGGGCTGGCGGAGCGGGGCGAGCAGGCGGTGGTGCTGGTGCCCCGCCGCGGCTATCGCTCCTTTCTCAGCTGCCGCAGCTGCGGCACGGTGGTGCACTGCCCCCATTGCGACGTGGCCCTCACCGTGCACCGCAGCACGGGCGCCGGCGGCAGCCGCGAGTGGCTGCGCTGTCACTGGTGTGACCACCGCCAGGAGATCGGCGATCGCTGCGGCCAGTGCGGCTCCTCGGCCTTCCGGCCGTTCGGGGCGGGCACCCAGCGGGTGGTGGAGCAACTGGCCGGCGAGCTGGAGGGCCTGCGCCTGCTGCGCTTCGATCAGGACACCACCCGCGGCCGGGATGGGCACCGCCGTCTGCTGGAGCGATTCGCGGCCGGCGAGGCCGATGTGCTCGTCGGCACCCAGATGCTGGCCAAGGGAATGGACCTGCCACGGGTGACGCTGGCGGTGGTGCTCGCCGCCGATGGCCTGCTGCACCGACCCGATCTGCGCTCCGGTGAAAGTTGCCTGCAGCTGCTGCTTCAGCTGGCCGGCCGGGCAGGCCGCGGCGAACTGCCCGGTGAGGTGCTGGTGCAGACCTACAGCCCTGAGCATCCGGTGCTCCGCCATCTCGTCGAGGGGCGCTATGAGCGCTTCCTGGAGGAGGAGCTGGCCCAGCGCCGTCTGGCGGGCCTGATGCCGTTCCGGCGGGCCTGCCTGATGCGCCTGGCGGGGCCGTCAGCCAGCGGCACCGCCACGGCGGCGGCGACCCTGGCGGAGGCGCTGCGGCCGCAACTGCCGTCACAGGGCTGGATCCTGATCGGCCCGGCGCCGGCGCCGGTGGCCAGGGTGGCGGGGCGTTCCCGCTGGCAGCTGCTCCTGCACGGTCCGGCTGGCAGCGCCTTGCCCCTGTCGCCGGAAGCCGAGCTGCGGGCCCTGTTGCCGGCGGCTGTGAGTCTGACGATCGATCCCGATCCGCTGGAGCTGTGA
- the rpoD gene encoding RNA polymerase sigma factor RpoD, translating into MSSVAAKTVIPTSTAGKTVPGARSGAPEIVLTVTADGAIVTPKTRKAPARSASKDAEATGGTTTTATKAKAAPKARTARTAATAKAEGEKAAAPKARATKASKAKAAKAEAAPQDLEAMGDALLQAAGGEPLAEVDTENSSARDAKGSKALASIKVGPKGVYTEDSIRVYLQEIGRIRLLRPDEEIELARKIADLLELEEKAAAFEADKGHYPDTKEWAALFDMPVIKFRRRLMLGRRAKEKMVQSNLRLVVSIAKKYMNRGLSFQDLIQEGSLGLIRAAEKFDHEKGYKFSTYATWWIRQAITRAIADQSRTIRLPVHLYETISRIKKTTKTLSQEFGRKPTEEEIAESMEMTIEKLRFIAKSAQLPISLETPIGKEEDSRLGDFIEADIENPEQDVAKNLLREDLEGVLATLSPRERDVLRLRYGLDDGRMKTLEEIGQIFDVTRERIRQIEAKALRKLRHPNRNGVLKEYIK; encoded by the coding sequence ATGAGTTCCGTCGCCGCCAAGACCGTCATTCCCACCAGCACCGCCGGCAAGACCGTGCCCGGTGCCCGTTCCGGCGCCCCGGAGATCGTGCTGACCGTTACGGCCGATGGCGCGATCGTGACTCCCAAGACCCGCAAGGCTCCGGCCCGCAGTGCCAGCAAGGACGCTGAGGCGACCGGCGGCACCACGACCACCGCCACCAAGGCCAAGGCTGCGCCCAAGGCACGGACGGCCAGGACTGCCGCCACGGCGAAGGCCGAGGGCGAGAAGGCTGCCGCACCCAAGGCGCGTGCCACCAAGGCGAGCAAGGCGAAGGCCGCGAAGGCCGAGGCGGCTCCACAGGATCTTGAAGCGATGGGGGATGCCCTGCTCCAGGCCGCTGGCGGAGAACCGCTCGCCGAGGTCGACACCGAGAATAGCTCCGCCCGCGATGCCAAAGGCAGCAAGGCCCTGGCCAGCATCAAGGTGGGACCCAAGGGGGTCTACACGGAAGACTCGATCCGGGTGTACCTGCAGGAGATCGGACGCATCCGCCTGCTCCGCCCCGATGAGGAGATTGAGCTGGCGCGGAAGATCGCCGATCTGCTCGAACTCGAGGAGAAGGCTGCGGCCTTCGAGGCCGACAAGGGCCATTACCCCGACACCAAGGAGTGGGCGGCGCTGTTCGACATGCCGGTGATCAAGTTCCGGCGCCGCCTGATGCTCGGCCGTCGTGCCAAGGAAAAGATGGTGCAGTCAAACCTGCGCCTGGTGGTGTCGATCGCCAAGAAATACATGAATCGAGGCCTGTCGTTCCAGGATCTGATCCAGGAAGGCAGCCTCGGTCTCATCCGTGCTGCTGAGAAATTCGACCACGAAAAGGGCTACAAATTCTCCACCTACGCCACCTGGTGGATCCGCCAGGCGATCACACGCGCCATCGCCGATCAGAGCCGGACCATCCGCCTACCGGTTCACCTCTACGAGACGATCTCACGCATCAAGAAGACCACCAAAACCCTCTCCCAGGAGTTCGGCCGTAAGCCCACCGAGGAAGAGATCGCCGAGTCGATGGAAATGACCATCGAGAAACTCCGCTTCATTGCCAAGAGTGCACAGCTGCCCATCTCCCTGGAAACGCCGATCGGCAAGGAGGAGGATTCGCGTCTGGGTGATTTCATCGAAGCCGACATCGAGAACCCTGAGCAGGATGTGGCCAAGAACCTGCTGCGCGAGGACCTCGAGGGCGTGCTGGCCACCCTCAGCCCCCGGGAGCGTGACGTGCTGCGTCTGCGTTACGGCCTCGATGACGGCCGCATGAAGACCCTCGAGGAGATCGGTCAGATCTTCGATGTGACCCGCGAGCGCATTCGCCAGATCGAGGCCAAGGCATTGCGCAAGCTCCGCCACCCGAACCGCAACGGCGTTCTCAAGGAGTACATCAAGTAG
- a CDS encoding glycosyltransferase family 2 protein, giving the protein MVLPTYNERANVAPIAAELLPLQEHFALEILFVDDDSADGTAEEVKRLAHVHDPIRLIRRVGRAGLSSAIKEGILDATGDLIVVMDCDGQHEPATVETAVRQLLAGGADLVVGSRFHPEARIHGLSDRRERNSTWANSVARFSLPAYRRLTDYMSGFFVLRPEAVLPLVRRIDVNGFKFLYELLSLSGGRLKVEEVPLSFQPRIAGDSKLDLAIVWDLGVSILHTLLWRSVPRRAISFALVGGIGVLVQLAVNRLLMVLGLGFEQALTPAVLVAATSNYLINNALTFRFQRQQGAALVRGLLKFLIVASLPVLANVGVASAFYQLVRPSAFWAQLAGIVVVFVWNYAASSRFVWNSP; this is encoded by the coding sequence GTGGTCTTGCCCACCTACAACGAGCGCGCCAACGTGGCACCGATCGCCGCTGAGCTGCTCCCCCTGCAGGAGCATTTCGCGCTGGAGATCCTGTTTGTCGATGACGACTCGGCCGATGGCACCGCCGAAGAGGTGAAACGGCTGGCCCATGTGCATGACCCGATTCGCCTGATCCGGCGCGTCGGTCGTGCAGGTCTGTCGAGCGCGATCAAGGAGGGCATCCTCGATGCCACCGGCGATCTGATCGTGGTGATGGACTGCGATGGACAGCACGAACCCGCCACGGTCGAGACGGCCGTGCGCCAGCTGCTCGCCGGCGGAGCCGATCTTGTGGTCGGCAGCCGTTTCCACCCCGAGGCCCGCATCCATGGCCTCAGCGACCGGCGCGAACGCAATTCCACCTGGGCCAACAGCGTGGCCCGCTTCAGCCTGCCTGCCTACCGGCGCCTGACTGATTACATGAGCGGCTTCTTCGTACTCAGGCCGGAAGCCGTGCTGCCGCTCGTGCGCCGCATCGACGTCAACGGCTTCAAATTCCTCTACGAGCTGCTCTCGCTCAGCGGCGGCAGGCTGAAGGTGGAAGAGGTGCCGCTCAGCTTCCAGCCGCGCATCGCCGGCGACTCCAAGCTCGATCTGGCGATCGTCTGGGATCTGGGGGTCTCGATCCTGCACACGCTGCTGTGGCGGAGCGTGCCGCGGCGGGCCATCAGCTTTGCCCTGGTGGGCGGCATCGGGGTGCTGGTGCAGCTGGCGGTGAACCGTCTGCTGATGGTTCTGGGGCTCGGCTTCGAGCAGGCCCTGACTCCGGCCGTGTTGGTGGCAGCCACCTCCAATTACCTGATCAACAACGCCCTGACCTTTCGGTTCCAACGGCAGCAGGGCGCTGCCCTGGTCCGGGGCCTGTTGAAGTTTCTGATCGTGGCCTCGCTGCCGGTGCTGGCCAATGTGGGGGTGGCCTCCGCCTTCTACCAACTCGTCAGGCCCAGCGCCTTCTGGGCCCAGCTGGCCGGCATCGTGGTCGTCTTCGTCTGGAACTACGCCGCCTCGTCCCGCTTCGTCTGGAACAGCCCCTGA